In the genome of Myxococcota bacterium, one region contains:
- the ffh gene encoding signal recognition particle protein, with protein MLETLTQGFTAARERLSGVRELSEENISDALRDVRMSLLEADVDLSVVRDFLARVKERALGEKVETRVRNAAGKLVKVNPSQHFVRACEEELVALMGPVDTSLARERGTTSIMLVGLQGVGKTTIAGKLARHLEKGGRRPLLVAADVYRPAAVQQLQTLGKQLGVPVHAGAEGEKPAAICAAGAARAKSEGFNAIIYDTAGRLAIDDALMEELEEITGATEPANTLLVCDSLMGRDAVNVAKAFSERLSLDGLILTKLDGDARGGAALAIKSVTGVPIKFLGTGETLDRLEEFRPEGLASRILGMGDIVGLVKDFEEVVDEKEAEADAERLLKGKFGLDDLLKQLKMVQKLGPLREVVSKLPMFGQLADQVEESQLKRVEAIIGSMTPGERKQPDIIDKSRARRIARGCGRRSSDVRELLKRFGEMREMMSALGSGGGLLSKIPGMGQLAGAGGLDPSALLGGGGGRASGPNQRTLAKRRTQQNKKRKQARKSRKKNRKR; from the coding sequence ATGCTCGAGACCCTCACCCAAGGGTTCACCGCTGCGCGCGAACGTCTTTCCGGCGTCCGCGAACTCAGCGAGGAGAACATCTCGGACGCGCTGCGGGACGTCCGCATGTCGCTGCTGGAAGCCGACGTCGACCTGTCGGTGGTGCGCGACTTCCTCGCCCGTGTGAAGGAGCGCGCTCTCGGCGAGAAGGTCGAGACCCGGGTCCGCAACGCCGCGGGGAAGTTGGTCAAGGTCAACCCGAGCCAGCACTTCGTCCGCGCCTGCGAAGAAGAGCTCGTCGCGCTGATGGGGCCGGTGGACACCTCCCTCGCACGGGAGCGTGGCACCACCTCGATCATGCTGGTCGGCCTGCAGGGCGTCGGCAAGACGACCATCGCCGGCAAGCTCGCTCGCCACCTCGAGAAGGGCGGCCGTCGCCCGCTGCTCGTCGCGGCGGACGTCTACCGCCCGGCGGCCGTCCAACAGCTCCAGACGCTCGGCAAACAGCTCGGGGTGCCGGTGCACGCCGGTGCCGAGGGCGAGAAGCCCGCCGCGATCTGCGCCGCCGGCGCCGCGCGCGCGAAGTCGGAAGGCTTCAACGCGATCATCTACGACACCGCCGGACGTCTCGCGATCGACGACGCCCTGATGGAGGAGCTCGAGGAGATCACGGGCGCCACCGAGCCGGCGAACACGCTGTTGGTGTGCGACTCGCTGATGGGCCGCGACGCCGTCAACGTCGCGAAGGCGTTCTCCGAACGGCTCTCCCTCGACGGGCTGATCCTCACCAAGCTCGACGGCGACGCCCGTGGCGGCGCCGCCCTCGCGATCAAGTCGGTCACCGGCGTCCCCATCAAGTTCCTCGGAACCGGCGAGACCCTCGACCGGCTCGAGGAGTTCCGACCCGAAGGGTTGGCGTCGCGCATCCTCGGGATGGGCGACATCGTCGGCCTCGTCAAGGACTTCGAAGAGGTCGTCGACGAGAAGGAGGCAGAAGCCGACGCCGAGCGGCTGTTGAAGGGTAAGTTCGGGCTCGACGACCTGCTCAAGCAGCTGAAGATGGTCCAGAAGCTGGGGCCACTTCGCGAAGTGGTGTCGAAGCTGCCGATGTTCGGGCAGCTGGCCGACCAGGTCGAAGAATCCCAGCTCAAGCGGGTCGAGGCGATCATCGGCTCGATGACCCCCGGCGAACGCAAGCAGCCCGACATCATCGACAAGAGTCGGGCGCGGCGGATCGCGCGGGGCTGCGGACGCCGCAGCTCGGACGTGCGCGAGCTCTTGAAGCGCTTCGGCGAGATGCGCGAGATGATGTCGGCACTGGGTTCGGGCGGGGGCCTGCTGTCGAAGATTCCGGGAATGGGCCAACTGGCCGGGGCCGGGGGGCTGGATCCCAGCGCCCTGCTCGGCGGTGGGGGTGGCCGGGCGTCGGGGCCCAATCAGCGGACCCTGGCGAAGCGCCGCACCCAGCAGAACAAGAAGCGGAAGCAGGCCCGGAAATCCCGGAAGAAGAACCGGAAGCGCTGA
- a CDS encoding biotin/lipoyl-binding carrier protein — protein MPTEVEAEIAGNVWKLETAVGASVEEEDVLLILESMKMEIPVEAPCAGRVAEIRVAEGDSIEEGAVLVVLD, from the coding sequence ATGCCCACGGAAGTCGAAGCCGAGATCGCTGGAAACGTCTGGAAACTCGAGACCGCAGTGGGAGCATCGGTCGAGGAGGAGGACGTGCTGCTGATCCTCGAGTCGATGAAGATGGAGATTCCCGTCGAGGCGCCCTGCGCGGGACGGGTCGCCGAGATCCGGGTGGCCGAGGGCGACAGCATCGAAGAGGGTGCGGTGCTGGTCGTGCTGGACTGA
- a CDS encoding GNAT family N-acetyltransferase: MIADWKIRSLTAAGLPAAVALLQGRARDNLLLLDLVRRFGEAPAPGEMAAELLGLYAGAELVGVAALRPIVAVDADFPGAALDLLAPYLEDLQVGLLKGDPAPIERLWSFIRRRRRHRIWVDRLETCFAVDPNSACLSPASPEAIARGADSRDLDDLVFAARESLREEGRPDPFRGDARGFRRWVAGRVARARLLETEAGVVFVGYADVRSAEGWLLQGIYTWPEARRQGFAALGTSALCRETFAAGGDHVQLAVVDGNDPARRLYEGLGFKPYGRLRTILFT; this comes from the coding sequence GTGATCGCGGATTGGAAGATCCGCTCGCTCACTGCGGCCGGCCTCCCCGCCGCCGTCGCGCTGCTCCAGGGGCGGGCTCGCGACAACCTGCTGCTCCTCGATCTGGTGCGCCGTTTCGGCGAGGCCCCGGCGCCCGGAGAGATGGCCGCCGAGCTGCTCGGCCTGTACGCCGGTGCCGAACTCGTCGGAGTCGCCGCGCTGCGTCCGATCGTGGCCGTCGATGCGGACTTCCCGGGCGCCGCCCTCGACCTGTTGGCTCCCTACCTCGAGGACCTCCAGGTCGGCTTGCTGAAGGGCGATCCGGCGCCGATCGAGCGGCTGTGGTCGTTCATCCGACGGCGCCGGCGCCACCGGATCTGGGTGGACCGACTCGAGACCTGCTTTGCGGTCGATCCCAACTCGGCATGTCTCAGCCCGGCCTCGCCCGAGGCGATCGCCCGCGGAGCCGACTCGCGCGATCTCGATGACCTGGTCTTCGCCGCGCGCGAGAGCCTGCGCGAAGAGGGGCGTCCCGACCCCTTCCGCGGCGACGCCCGGGGCTTCCGCCGCTGGGTGGCGGGCCGCGTGGCCCGAGCGCGATTGCTCGAGACCGAGGCCGGCGTGGTGTTCGTGGGCTACGCGGACGTGCGCTCCGCCGAGGGCTGGCTTCTGCAGGGCATCTACACCTGGCCCGAGGCGCGCCGTCAGGGATTCGCCGCCCTCGGCACGTCGGCCCTCTGCCGCGAGACCTTTGCTGCCGGCGGCGACCACGTGCAGTTGGCGGTCGTCGACGGCAACGACCCCGCGCGCCGGCTCTACGAGGGGCTCGGTTTCAAGCCCTACGGGCGGCTGCGCACGATCCTCTTCACCTAG
- a CDS encoding SDR family NAD(P)-dependent oxidoreductase, which yields MGWLDGKVAIVTGAGGGIGREHALALAGEGASVVVNDLGGSRDGTGAGSAMADQVVEEIRAAGGEAAANYDDVSTVEGGQNILQAAVSAFERVDVLVNNAGILRDKSFANTTEDLWDIVVKVHLKGTYCVTHAVYNHMKESGQGGVIINTSSTSGLNGNFGQCNYGAAKAGIAGFSRCLAIEGQKYGVRVHILAPVALTRLTDDLPGFKDNESMKAKMNPGLVSPLIVYLASDRAKDLTGKTFYVGGGRIAEMKVVTHTGKTKDTDGGLWTPEEIAADMKPGEILLPE from the coding sequence ATGGGTTGGCTCGACGGCAAAGTGGCGATCGTGACGGGAGCCGGTGGTGGCATCGGGCGGGAGCATGCACTCGCGCTCGCCGGTGAAGGCGCCTCGGTGGTCGTGAACGATCTCGGCGGTTCCCGTGACGGGACCGGCGCCGGTAGCGCGATGGCCGACCAGGTGGTCGAAGAGATTCGCGCCGCGGGCGGCGAGGCGGCCGCGAACTACGACGACGTCTCGACCGTCGAGGGGGGGCAGAACATCCTTCAGGCCGCGGTGTCCGCGTTCGAGCGCGTCGACGTTCTCGTGAACAACGCCGGCATCCTGCGCGACAAGTCCTTCGCGAACACCACCGAGGACCTCTGGGACATCGTCGTGAAGGTCCACCTGAAGGGTACCTACTGCGTGACCCATGCGGTCTACAACCACATGAAGGAGAGCGGGCAGGGCGGGGTGATCATCAACACCTCCTCGACCTCGGGGCTCAACGGGAACTTCGGCCAGTGCAACTACGGCGCCGCGAAGGCGGGCATCGCGGGCTTCTCGCGCTGCCTGGCGATCGAGGGGCAGAAGTACGGCGTGCGTGTGCACATCCTCGCCCCGGTGGCGCTGACCCGACTCACCGACGATCTGCCGGGCTTCAAGGACAACGAGTCGATGAAGGCGAAGATGAACCCGGGGCTCGTCTCGCCGCTGATCGTCTACCTGGCCAGCGATCGGGCGAAGGATCTCACCGGAAAGACCTTCTACGTCGGCGGCGGCCGGATCGCCGAGATGAAGGTGGTCACCCACACGGGTAAGACGAAGGACACCGACGGTGGGCTCTGGACGCCGGAGGAGATCGCAGCGGACATGAAGCCCGGGGAGATCCTGCTGCCCGAGTAG
- a CDS encoding 1-acyl-sn-glycerol-3-phosphate acyltransferase: protein MPEHAPGSAPPDAEAPDSEALETPSPRTSASEEGPRADPLTAMTPRFNLFFRFFAKRFFERFDLDEGTVATLRDLESRGAVVYVMRYASRLDYFLFNTLFRHEGLRLSSFANGIRFWYYRPLRDAWRTLRGRPRGVPQDVELVRAREYCRELTREGGSFFLFLRTARLQPRLRGRQGAIEQSRQERDLLTEVVAAAQSSGRPVHVVPLALFWRKGPRARRRFLNLSYGALTRPNDVAKVLSFLTTYRGIHVKVGEAIDVPAFLATRSEPTPQALARVIRRTLLSYLYREERVVEGPVLQPLYRVQDTVVRSPAVRAAAAEYAAENKVSEERAQVQAEKLFREVAANMSSTFLAILDILVGAVIKRLFVQVEDSGMEKVREASRRDPIVLVPTHRSYFDFLIISVLFYRRHMVPPHIAARDNMAFGPFGFLWRRAGAFFLRKSFDDPLYKAVFRTYVSYLIKEGFTQEFFIEGGRSRTGKTLPPRLGMLAWDVEAFLASGRRDLLFVPLALTYERLVEEGAMVGELEGAEKSEESMLGLVRAWRFLQRRFGSVFVNVGEPISLADAMGDRRALIAREDDAGVQARRDFVVTLGNEIVEGINRSVVPHATSVAACALLGDERRGLFREDLALRMQQLVDVLRIMDVKLTPSLLRDEGDFSVSIASLLRMDLIRKAEDARGEILFFEPGRRRALDIYRNTIQHFLAVPSFLARELGVGGSRAEIDARLDAWLDLFYGEFFARRDPRTCEHIDLLLRQFADRGWIQDDGGAWRATEAGASHLAFLAEQTRSVVEGYQVAFAAIARLDEPIGRKALRKRISEQFERSELLGEAGMPEASNPVTFGNAVDLLLRRGILAAAEGAPTARDPLYERGPQWDQLAALREQLATALPSR from the coding sequence ATGCCGGAACACGCTCCCGGTTCCGCGCCTCCCGACGCGGAGGCTCCGGACTCCGAAGCCCTCGAGACGCCGTCGCCGCGCACGTCCGCGTCGGAGGAAGGCCCGCGCGCCGATCCTCTGACGGCGATGACGCCGCGCTTCAATCTGTTCTTCCGCTTCTTCGCGAAGCGCTTCTTCGAGCGCTTCGACCTGGACGAGGGGACCGTCGCGACGCTGCGAGACCTCGAGAGTCGGGGCGCCGTCGTGTACGTGATGCGCTACGCGAGTCGGCTCGACTACTTCCTGTTCAACACGTTGTTCCGCCACGAAGGGCTGCGGCTCTCGAGCTTCGCCAACGGCATTCGCTTCTGGTACTACCGCCCGCTGCGCGACGCATGGCGGACCCTGCGTGGCCGTCCCCGCGGCGTACCCCAGGACGTCGAACTCGTCCGGGCGCGTGAGTACTGTCGGGAGCTGACGCGAGAGGGCGGCTCCTTCTTCCTGTTCCTGCGCACGGCGCGACTGCAGCCGCGGTTGCGTGGACGACAGGGCGCCATCGAGCAGAGCCGTCAGGAGCGCGATCTGCTGACCGAGGTGGTGGCCGCCGCCCAGAGTTCGGGCCGGCCCGTTCACGTGGTGCCGCTGGCGCTCTTCTGGCGCAAGGGGCCGCGCGCCCGTCGGCGCTTCCTCAACCTCTCCTACGGAGCGCTCACCCGTCCCAACGACGTGGCGAAGGTGCTGTCGTTCCTGACCACCTACCGCGGCATCCACGTGAAGGTGGGCGAAGCGATCGACGTGCCGGCCTTCCTGGCCACGCGCAGCGAGCCCACGCCGCAGGCGTTGGCCCGGGTCATCCGGCGCACGCTGCTCTCCTACCTGTATCGCGAGGAGCGCGTCGTCGAGGGTCCCGTGCTGCAGCCCCTCTACCGCGTGCAGGACACGGTGGTGCGTTCTCCCGCCGTGCGCGCTGCGGCCGCCGAGTACGCCGCAGAGAACAAGGTCTCGGAGGAACGCGCGCAGGTCCAGGCCGAGAAGCTCTTCCGCGAAGTCGCGGCCAACATGAGCTCCACCTTCCTCGCGATCCTCGACATCCTGGTCGGCGCGGTGATCAAGCGCCTGTTCGTGCAGGTGGAAGACTCGGGGATGGAGAAGGTGCGCGAGGCGTCGCGCCGGGATCCGATCGTCCTGGTGCCGACGCATCGGTCCTACTTCGACTTCCTCATCATCTCGGTGCTCTTCTACCGTCGCCACATGGTCCCGCCCCACATCGCGGCGCGGGACAACATGGCCTTCGGCCCCTTCGGCTTCCTGTGGCGCCGGGCGGGCGCCTTCTTCCTGCGCAAGTCCTTCGACGACCCGCTCTACAAGGCGGTGTTCCGAACCTACGTCTCGTATCTCATCAAGGAAGGCTTCACCCAGGAGTTCTTCATCGAGGGCGGACGCTCGCGCACCGGGAAGACGCTGCCGCCGCGCCTCGGCATGCTCGCCTGGGACGTCGAGGCCTTCCTGGCGAGTGGCCGTCGCGATCTGCTCTTCGTTCCCCTGGCGCTCACCTACGAGCGGCTGGTGGAAGAAGGGGCGATGGTCGGCGAGCTGGAAGGCGCCGAGAAGTCCGAAGAGAGCATGCTCGGTCTGGTGCGGGCCTGGCGTTTCCTGCAGCGACGCTTCGGGTCGGTCTTCGTGAACGTCGGCGAGCCGATTTCATTGGCGGACGCGATGGGCGATCGCCGCGCGCTGATCGCGCGTGAGGACGACGCCGGCGTCCAGGCTCGTCGCGACTTCGTCGTGACCCTCGGCAACGAGATCGTCGAGGGCATCAATCGCTCGGTGGTTCCCCACGCGACCAGCGTCGCGGCCTGTGCGCTGCTCGGCGACGAACGCCGCGGTCTCTTCCGCGAGGATCTCGCGCTGCGGATGCAGCAGCTGGTGGACGTGCTGCGCATCATGGACGTGAAGCTCACGCCGTCCCTGCTGCGCGACGAAGGCGACTTTTCGGTGTCGATCGCGTCGCTCCTGCGCATGGACCTGATTCGCAAAGCCGAGGACGCCCGCGGCGAGATCCTGTTCTTCGAGCCGGGCCGTCGCCGCGCGCTCGACATCTACCGCAACACGATCCAGCACTTCCTCGCCGTGCCGAGCTTCCTCGCCCGGGAACTCGGGGTCGGGGGCAGCCGCGCCGAGATCGACGCCCGTCTCGACGCGTGGCTCGACCTCTTCTACGGCGAGTTCTTCGCGCGGCGTGATCCCCGCACCTGCGAGCACATCGATCTGCTGCTCCGGCAGTTCGCGGACCGCGGCTGGATCCAGGACGATGGCGGCGCCTGGCGGGCCACCGAGGCCGGCGCGTCGCATCTGGCGTTCCTGGCCGAGCAGACGCGCTCGGTGGTCGAGGGCTACCAGGTCGCCTTCGCGGCAATCGCGCGACTCGACGAGCCGATCGGTCGGAAAGCCCTACGCAAACGCATCTCCGAGCAGTTCGAGCGCTCCGAGCTCTTGGGCGAAGCGGGCATGCCCGAGGCGAGCAACCCGGTGACTTTCGGCAATGCCGTCGACCTGCTCCTGCGCCGCGGCATCCTGGCGGCCGCCGAGGGCGCGCCGACTGCGCGCGATCCGCTCTACGAGCGCGGGCCGCAGTGGGATCAGCTGGCCGCGCTGCGCGAGCAGTTGGCGACCGCGCTCCCCTCCCGGTAG
- the hisG gene encoding ATP phosphoribosyltransferase, which produces MVKARKGAGTVLRLGLPKGSLQETTQKLFSLAGFDLRIQSRSYYPDIDDPEIECVLIRAQEMARYVQQGVLDAGITGIDWTLENRAKVKEVADLRAPWPNYNPVRWVVAVKEGSPIKNPKDLDGKRIATEVINLTKRYLRQHKVKAEVEFSWGATEVKPPLLADAIVDVTETGSSLRANNLRVIDTVLESTPRFIANRDAWADDARRAVMERVVLLLKGAITAADRVGLMMNVPQAKLETILSLLPALGTPTVSTLADDRWTAINTVIEERQVKELLPRLREAGARGIVEYPLSKIID; this is translated from the coding sequence ATGGTCAAGGCAAGGAAGGGAGCCGGTACGGTGCTCCGCCTCGGACTTCCGAAGGGAAGTCTCCAGGAGACGACGCAGAAGCTCTTCTCGCTGGCGGGTTTCGACCTCCGCATCCAATCGCGCTCCTACTACCCGGACATCGACGATCCCGAGATCGAGTGCGTCCTGATCCGCGCCCAGGAGATGGCGCGCTACGTCCAGCAGGGCGTGCTCGACGCGGGCATCACCGGGATCGACTGGACCCTGGAGAACCGGGCGAAGGTGAAGGAGGTGGCCGACCTCCGCGCGCCGTGGCCGAACTACAACCCGGTGCGCTGGGTGGTCGCGGTCAAAGAGGGCTCGCCGATCAAGAATCCGAAGGATCTCGACGGCAAGCGCATCGCGACCGAGGTCATCAACCTCACGAAGCGCTACCTGCGGCAGCACAAGGTGAAGGCCGAGGTGGAGTTCTCCTGGGGCGCGACCGAGGTGAAGCCGCCGCTGTTGGCCGACGCGATCGTCGACGTCACCGAAACGGGTTCGAGCCTCCGCGCGAACAACCTGCGCGTGATCGACACGGTGCTCGAGAGCACGCCGCGTTTCATCGCCAACCGCGACGCCTGGGCCGACGACGCGCGCCGCGCCGTGATGGAGCGGGTGGTGTTGCTGCTCAAGGGCGCCATCACGGCCGCGGATCGGGTCGGTCTGATGATGAACGTGCCTCAGGCGAAGCTCGAGACGATCCTTTCGCTCCTGCCCGCGTTGGGAACGCCGACCGTCTCGACGTTGGCCGACGACCGCTGGACCGCGATCAACACGGTGATCGAGGAGCGTCAGGTGAAGGAGCTGCTGCCGCGGCTCCGCGAGGCCGGCGCTCGCGGCATCGTCGAATACCCCCTGTCGAAGATCATCGACTGA
- a CDS encoding NUDIX domain-containing protein translates to MGRGARLAACLPSYLRLAWWGLVSPRVERDPLTVHQAVVLGPEGVLLTVRHDLQGWELPGGAALPGETTAEAVQREVREETGLEVEAIAHVGDYHRSGFRPHCARVHRCEVRGGELAPSAETPALAWFSPNALPPTLFPWYRGPLADALAARPEPVEQHEHQGWRHILAGMAIDLAMRWRGPERDTPPSLGSGALGSDSAGRASRP, encoded by the coding sequence ATGGGGCGTGGGGCCCGGCTCGCCGCCTGTCTGCCGAGCTACCTGAGGCTCGCCTGGTGGGGGCTCGTCTCGCCGCGCGTCGAGCGGGATCCGCTGACCGTGCACCAGGCCGTCGTGCTCGGTCCCGAGGGCGTCTTGCTCACCGTGCGCCACGATCTCCAGGGCTGGGAGCTGCCCGGTGGCGCGGCGCTGCCGGGAGAGACGACCGCCGAGGCCGTGCAGCGCGAGGTGCGCGAGGAGACCGGGCTCGAGGTGGAGGCCATCGCCCACGTCGGTGACTACCACCGGAGCGGATTTCGGCCCCACTGCGCGCGTGTCCACCGCTGCGAGGTGAGGGGAGGCGAACTCGCGCCGAGCGCCGAGACCCCCGCGCTCGCCTGGTTCTCGCCGAACGCGCTGCCGCCGACCCTGTTCCCCTGGTATCGCGGGCCGCTCGCCGATGCGCTGGCCGCGCGGCCCGAGCCGGTCGAGCAGCACGAGCACCAGGGCTGGCGTCACATCCTCGCCGGGATGGCGATCGATCTCGCCATGCGCTGGCGAGGCCCCGAACGAGATACGCCCCCGAGCCTGGGCTCGGGGGCGCTGGGATCGGACTCGGCAGGACGCGCCAGCAGGCCCTAG
- a CDS encoding heme exporter protein CcmB: protein MNVFWAILWKDLVTEWRSRDRAIAMAMFAMLVVVILQFALPGGARPQNQALAPALLWVTSVFAALLGLNRAFAMELENDALSALALVPADRGWVGLGKAAASFLILFVVQVLAATVFALFFNLDWRPVALPLAGIGALGALGLCSVGTLFGAMAVRTRYREVMLPLLLLPLLVPVISGAVRATSGLLESGSIPFEPLQLLLITDTAFVILSFLGFDYVLDE from the coding sequence GTGAACGTCTTCTGGGCGATTCTCTGGAAGGACCTTGTCACGGAATGGCGCAGCCGCGATCGCGCCATCGCGATGGCGATGTTCGCGATGCTCGTGGTGGTGATCCTGCAGTTCGCCCTCCCGGGCGGCGCCCGGCCCCAGAACCAGGCGCTGGCCCCTGCGCTCTTGTGGGTGACCAGCGTGTTCGCCGCCCTGTTGGGTCTGAACCGCGCTTTCGCGATGGAGCTTGAGAACGACGCGCTGTCGGCGCTCGCCCTGGTGCCCGCCGACCGGGGCTGGGTCGGCCTGGGGAAGGCGGCTGCGAGTTTCCTGATCCTGTTTGTCGTTCAGGTGCTTGCCGCCACCGTGTTCGCGCTCTTCTTCAACCTCGACTGGCGGCCGGTGGCACTGCCCCTGGCGGGCATCGGGGCGCTGGGCGCGCTCGGCCTGTGCAGCGTAGGCACCTTGTTCGGCGCGATGGCCGTGCGCACCCGCTATCGCGAGGTGATGTTGCCTCTCCTGCTGCTTCCGCTGTTGGTTCCCGTGATCTCTGGAGCCGTCCGGGCCACCAGCGGCCTGCTCGAGAGCGGATCGATCCCCTTCGAACCCCTGCAGCTCCTGCTCATTACTGATACGGCGTTCGTGATTCTGTCCTTCCTGGGCTTCGACTACGTGCTGGACGAGTGA
- a CDS encoding ABC transporter ATP-binding protein, whose amino-acid sequence MSEAALAARGVTKRFGRAAALREIDLEVPPGSCLAVVGPNGAGKSTLLRLWAGLARPSSGEARVADLPATHRESRARVGYLGHASLLSPPLTVRENLLFTARLYGVPCPDERVAALLESDALADIAARRADALSRGQAQRAAIARSRVHEPSVLLLDEPYTGLDRGAAAQLTQRLGQLREAGVTAVLVTHDLDAVQALADNAAVLETGRLVWTGAARSGELERAFEAALERGRAA is encoded by the coding sequence GTGAGCGAAGCGGCACTGGCAGCGCGGGGCGTGACGAAGCGCTTCGGGCGCGCCGCCGCACTGCGAGAGATCGATCTCGAGGTGCCGCCCGGAAGCTGCCTCGCCGTGGTCGGCCCCAACGGTGCCGGGAAGTCGACTCTCCTGCGGCTGTGGGCCGGCCTGGCGCGTCCCAGCAGCGGCGAGGCCCGGGTGGCGGACCTGCCGGCCACCCATCGCGAATCGCGCGCCCGGGTGGGCTACCTCGGCCACGCATCGCTGCTGTCGCCACCGCTCACGGTGCGGGAGAACCTGCTCTTCACCGCCCGACTCTATGGGGTCCCATGCCCCGACGAGCGGGTCGCGGCGCTGCTCGAGAGCGACGCGCTCGCCGACATCGCGGCTCGCCGCGCCGACGCCCTCTCGCGCGGGCAGGCCCAGCGCGCGGCGATCGCGCGGAGCCGGGTCCACGAGCCCAGCGTCCTGCTGCTCGACGAGCCCTACACCGGCCTCGATCGCGGCGCTGCGGCGCAGCTGACCCAGCGGCTCGGGCAGCTGCGCGAAGCGGGCGTCACGGCGGTCCTGGTGACCCATGACCTCGACGCGGTCCAGGCCCTCGCCGACAACGCCGCGGTGCTCGAGACGGGGCGGCTGGTCTGGACCGGCGCCGCCCGGTCCGGGGAGCTCGAGCGCGCGTTCGAGGCGGCCCTCGAGCGGGGGCGCGCCGCGTGA